A window of the Hordeum vulgare subsp. vulgare chromosome 5H, MorexV3_pseudomolecules_assembly, whole genome shotgun sequence genome harbors these coding sequences:
- the LOC123453161 gene encoding uncharacterized protein LOC123453161, which yields MPAAVAAAAAAAASGAALLAYLLITTCRPPGGEGPAAEESEAPLLSSRPEDGEEPWPHSPPVSCCEAAAVAARTARRAWELTVGRWGLHGLAFGIKRHMKRQGNLQHEYSGTDCLQLKGHDAHIEVAYLLEHLKLCMFYSKNRFSEFLKFGGYSQEDVLIHKSRARLMQPSFVLVRDQKAKCFLLFIRGAISPKERLTAASSVEVPFHHIVLNEGQIDNVILGYAHCGMLAAARWIANLAMPPLRNAVREFTDYQIKVIGHSMGAGIGAILTYILREHYDFTSCTCLAFGPAACMTWELAESGKDFITSLVNRDDVVPALSKVAMESLRSEVMVSSKLDDLQDQDHLSLFGKISQRIAFAKSHMLSISHSTGKTADPNSSISEPLLKEAVEIGQPEENVLKIDCIHESYFVANPEYDLSAVSVDASEERVIVVNNDADVSIDSAVGSAVSASQGDLESNTTLDTEQASSTTKEEASQNLNGGGKEKQKESPSAPALRQLFPPGRIIHMVAQSSPDPNPGEGTSSKETISIYETPRDLYGRIRLAPNMIDEHYMPSYISTMESLLEQLQSDNIVSTASDDL from the exons ATGCCCGCCGCCGTGGCCGCCGCGGCGGCGGCAGCCGCCTCGGGCGCGGCGCTCCTCGCCTACCTGCTCATCACCACCTGCCGCCCGCCGGGCGGCGAGGGGCCGGCGGCCGAGGAGTCCGAGGCGCCGCTGCTCTCTTCGCGgccggaggacggcgaggagccgTGGCCGCACAGCCCGCCGGTGTCCTGCTGCGAGGCCGCGGCGGTGGCCGCGCGCACGGCGCGACGCGCGTGGGAGCTCACCGTCGGCCGCTGGGGCCTCCACGGCCTCGCCTTCGGGATCAAGCGCCACATGAAACGCCAG GGTAATTTGCAGCATGAGTATAGTGGAACTGACTGCCTTCAACTAAAAGGTCATGATGCGCATATTGAAGTAGCTTATCTTCTTGAGCACTTGAAGCTTTGCATGTTCTACTCAAAGAACAGGTTTTCTGAATTTCTCAAGTTTGGTGGGTACAGTCAAGAGGACGTTCTCATCCACAAGTCTAGGGCGAGG CTTATGCAGCCTTCCTTCGTACTTGTGCGTGACCAAAAAGCCAAGTGTTTTCTGCTTTTCATCCGTGGTGCTATCAGTCCTAAGGAGCGCCTGACAGCAGCAAGTTCTGTTGAAGTTCCTTTCCACCATATAGTTCTGAATGAAGGACAGATTGACAACGTAATCTTAGGATATGCACATTGTGGAATGCTTGCTGCAGCTCGTTGGATCGCTAACCTAGCCATGCCCCCTCTTCGCAATGCAGTACGAGAATTTACTGATTACCAAATAAAG GTCATTGGACACTCAATGGGAGCAGGCATTGGAGCAATTCTAACGTATATTCTTCGTGAGCATTATGATTTTACATCATGCACATGTCTGGCCTTTGGTCCTG CTGCCTGTATGACATGGGAGCTAGCGGAATCAGGCAAAGATTTCATCACTTCTCTTGTCAACAGAGATGATGTGGTGCCAGCACTTTCGAAAGTTGCTATGGAGAGCTTGCGATCTGAG GTAATGGTATCATCGAAGCTGGATGATCTGCAGGATCAAGATCACCTTAGTTTATTCGGGAAAATAAGTCAGCGTATAGCTTTTGCGAAGTCTCACATGCTGTCCATCTCTCATTCAACGGGAAAGACTGCAGATCCCAACTCTAGCATCTCGGAG CCCTTACTGAAAGAAGCAGTAGAAATCGGACAGCCTGAAGAAAATGTGCTGAAGATTGACTGTATCCATGAATCATATTTCGTGGCAAATCCAGAGTATGACCTTTCAGCCGTATCTGTCGACGCTTCTGAAGAACGGGTCATAGTAGTTAACAATGATGCTGATGTCAGTATCGACTCTGCTGTTGGGTCAGCAGTATCTGCATCACAAGGGGATCTTGAAAGCAACACAACGTTGGACACCGAACAAGCCTCGTCGACAACAAAAGAAGAAGCGTCCCAGAATCTGAACGGTGGCGGTAAAGAAAAACAGAAAGAATCACCGTCCGCCCCCGCTCTGCGCCAACTTTTCCCTCCCGGGAGAATTATTCATATGGTCGCGCAGTCCTCTCCGGACCCGAACCCTGGGGAAGGCACCAGCAGCAAGGAGACCATCAGTATATATGAAACGCCGAGAGATTTGTATGGCAGAATAAGGCTCGCGCCAAATATGATAGACGAGCATTACATGCCTAGTTACATAAGTACAATGGAGTCATTGTTGGAACAGCTTCAGAGTGATAACATTGTAAGTACAGCATCAGATGATTTGTGA
- the LOC123399324 gene encoding pectinesterase inhibitor 10-like: MASASNSARHLLLVAVVLAAVSHSVRANGHPITAEEACKLYTKHASYCTDALANVPGIPMVPVPLPVLAELAVTQAATSGAAALAFIERLEKLAGGMPLGCLEKCVGKFQAAVTALQKSRAAIVEHRDVARVKRWVKAARADGETCMDGCHMMEGGADPTIIRRIKDLGMLCSIALALADAAATHH; encoded by the coding sequence ATGGCGTCCGCTTCGAATTCAGCCCGtcacctcctcctcgtcgccgtcgtTCTCGCGGCCGTGTCGCACTCCGTCCGGGCCAACGGCCACCCGATCACCGCCGAGGAGGCGTGCAAGCTGTACACCAAGCATGCGTCCTACTGCACGGACGCCCTAGCGAACGTGCCGGGGATCCCGATGGTGCCGGTGCCCCTGCCGGTGCTGGCGGAGCTGGCGGTGACCCAGGCGGCCACGAGCGGCGCCGCGGCGCTGGCGTTCATCGAGAGGCtggagaagctcgccggcgggatgCCGCTGGGGTGCCTGGAGAAGTGCGTGGGGAAGTTCCAGGCGGCGGTGACGGCGCTGCAGAAGTCGAGGGCGGCGATCGTGGAGCACAGGGACGTGGCCCGCGTGAAGAGGTGGGTGAAGGCGGCGAGGGCGGACGGCGAGACGTGCATGGACGGGTGCCACATGATGGAGGGCGGCGCCGACCCAACCATCATCCGCAGGATCAAAGACCTCGGCATGCTCTGCTCCATTGCGCTCGCCCTCGCCGATGCCGCCGCAACCCATCACTAA